One Desulfobulbus propionicus DSM 2032 DNA segment encodes these proteins:
- a CDS encoding phage tail protein, protein MSDSTETTPHYGTRLQHWLPTHWRVRDTSGDLDALLSVYGELLDALHATVVQRMDDSFPDADHGRRCQDWLVPYFAQLLDVQLVSPDAEGRRAEVGQAVAWRQRKGTRVSIEQIAEEVGQFEVEIQEGWKRLAMTPRIDRSLLPATAYGEEPLAGAATPGLRARHPGLPAVTPDMRFCSRAVQCAANNPAASETSFPGETAPIAWRQLHRHGLPCAPDSYQDVSRRTVDMRTPTSRRGLHHPRRMLLHVPPPEGFFRRLHQTVQWTALEPLVTEALDTAATTAWRTGETIECVHPELNIAFTIGQTEWNGTPWPLIGLRGLTDGPLRVRGVATLDTPALYRFDNLWLDNRVEINHGAVQLRGCAVRQLRVSTAEREVPVVDAYSCLFKKIEAARGLVRLEYVTVLDTLLAECLQASDSILVPELRKDRIDTDVPAAGCIRFSRLFHLPEKPIPSDPFDPLEPLIDNDPLWRAQHKRSLLRCFNDTCTADAPLFWEATFGAPGCGVLHPDCSPAIQTGAEDGGEMGAYHELRYVLRRQAVLEKLHEFLPVGMEAVLITDPSLACAPPKATTT, encoded by the coding sequence ATGAGCGATTCGACGGAAACGACGCCTCACTACGGCACCCGGCTCCAGCACTGGCTGCCGACCCATTGGCGGGTCCGCGATACCAGCGGCGATCTCGACGCCCTGCTGTCGGTCTATGGCGAACTGCTCGACGCCCTCCATGCCACCGTGGTCCAGCGGATGGACGACAGCTTTCCCGACGCGGACCACGGCCGCCGCTGTCAGGATTGGCTGGTGCCCTACTTTGCCCAGTTGCTTGACGTGCAACTGGTGTCGCCCGATGCCGAGGGCCGCCGTGCCGAGGTAGGCCAGGCGGTGGCTTGGCGGCAGCGCAAGGGGACCCGGGTGAGCATCGAACAGATTGCCGAGGAGGTCGGCCAGTTCGAGGTCGAGATCCAGGAGGGGTGGAAACGGCTGGCCATGACCCCGCGCATCGACCGCAGCCTGTTGCCAGCCACGGCCTATGGCGAGGAACCGCTCGCCGGCGCGGCCACGCCGGGCCTGCGTGCCCGCCACCCGGGTCTGCCGGCGGTCACGCCCGATATGCGCTTCTGCTCGCGGGCCGTCCAATGCGCGGCCAACAACCCGGCAGCCAGCGAGACCTCCTTTCCCGGCGAAACAGCGCCGATCGCCTGGCGGCAGCTCCACCGTCACGGCCTTCCCTGCGCCCCGGACAGCTACCAGGATGTGTCCCGCCGCACCGTGGACATGCGCACCCCCACCAGTCGGCGCGGCCTGCACCATCCCCGGCGGATGCTGCTCCATGTGCCGCCGCCCGAGGGCTTTTTCCGCCGCCTCCACCAGACGGTGCAGTGGACCGCCCTCGAACCGTTGGTCACCGAGGCCCTGGACACCGCGGCCACCACTGCGTGGAGGACGGGCGAGACCATCGAGTGCGTCCATCCGGAACTCAACATCGCCTTCACCATCGGCCAGACCGAATGGAACGGCACCCCTTGGCCGCTGATCGGGCTGCGCGGTCTGACCGACGGCCCCCTCCGGGTGCGCGGCGTGGCCACCCTGGACACCCCGGCCCTCTACCGGTTCGACAATCTGTGGCTGGACAACCGGGTGGAGATCAATCATGGAGCGGTCCAGCTTCGGGGCTGCGCGGTTCGTCAACTGCGGGTGTCCACCGCCGAGCGCGAGGTGCCGGTGGTCGATGCGTACAGCTGTCTGTTCAAGAAGATCGAGGCTGCCCGGGGACTGGTGCGGCTGGAGTATGTCACCGTGCTTGACACCCTGCTGGCCGAGTGTCTCCAGGCCAGCGACTCCATCCTGGTGCCGGAGTTGCGCAAGGATCGGATCGATACCGACGTGCCCGCGGCTGGCTGCATCCGCTTCAGCCGCCTGTTCCATCTCCCGGAAAAACCGATACCCAGCGACCCGTTCGATCCCCTTGAGCCGCTGATCGACAACGATCCGCTGTGGCGGGCGCAACACAAGCGCTCGTTGCTGCGCTGTTTCAACGACACCTGCACCGCTGACGCGCCCTTGTTCTGGGAGGCGACCTTTGGCGCGCCGGGTTGCGGCGTGCTCCATCCGGACTGCAGCCCGGCCATCCAGACCGGCGCCGAGGATGGCGGCGAGATGGGCGCCTACCACGAACTCCGCTATGTGCTCCGCCGCCAGGCGGTGCTGGAGAAACTGCACGAATTTCTGCCTGTGGGCATGGAGGCGGTGCTGATCACCGACCCCAGCCTGGCCTGCGCGCCACCCAAAGCCACCACCACCTGA
- a CDS encoding baseplate J/gp47 family protein, whose translation MSDLTRWNRAGLSRFDYIDGNAAVFLERLRAGLAQKFPQWQPVAGVNPPEAESEEARKARLETLYNADPHDMLWQLTRQFARSCHVLAAHIDAYANESYLGTASQWENLRRLVALLDYAPLPPASAQTPLALLVKQAQRGVVAAGFQVKHSPAAGKPVIFETLTEIEVDAAFNSLHAKDYRRSPEAISGTTLVLENKWDKIKIGEPLVLEREGGGSLSAHLVHGIVLGEDRTTLTLTPAIPVGFTKGTTLVHCCPKERLKPLGPATKGAEPVGHSLQLAVPASGLAAGDIVLIRSGDDKPFYRRIKRVHDDRLVFYRPIDQLTLVGATVARPVTLALTELAKPPRRRVIVGPDNPDGLAEDTVIDMVFAAGDWSRLAGQWLADIRVIGKEGAKREYLPCYHCLHAKYVPVGTDPDTLEADDRPGYTCLSLTWHADTDGVPGNTDLRLNNPQTLLAPPIAPGPWLVDTFLNKSEEGRLIASLVTEASTKTTAGDLAVVVRAGQMAWARLGAVTQDEEHEETTLVAAPPWQDRGGGPFFLGRTRVHSHFVAQARVLGWTDNRTPLSGRRIALDSPLFGMKIGRPLIVTNGTMAMETTLADLDSQGTWLHLADDLPTGTTAGNLEILGNVVASGHGEARPWRVLGSGDGTRSHQSFTLEVEDLAFVADVTMSSGVRAALELAVAGETWTQVSSLKDSGPSDAHYQVRIDEDNHAVIVFGDGRHGRRLPSGGNNIRVRFRQGVGAAGNLDPGSLVKPVKPHPLLETVLQPLASGGGNDRESRADLRKNAPASLLALDRAVSLEDCAQLARSHPSVWQAQAFRLAPGLGRRERLEVVVMAAGGGTLAAPLKTTLQAWLAARTQPGVMVTVQDYVRVRFRLTVTVRVRSTVDSQTVKEAVTAALTTTFDEQHRGLGQPLYRGEIYKVVDGVAGVENSSCAISLPWPQSGVAPADRPQAALIGAAVIALRPSPRQCLVFDATAFTVMIENYEESLA comes from the coding sequence ATGAGCGACCTCACCCGTTGGAATCGCGCCGGCCTGTCGCGCTTTGACTACATCGATGGCAATGCGGCCGTCTTTCTGGAACGGCTGCGCGCCGGCCTGGCGCAGAAGTTTCCCCAGTGGCAGCCGGTGGCGGGCGTCAATCCGCCGGAGGCGGAGAGCGAAGAGGCGCGCAAGGCCCGCCTGGAAACCCTCTACAACGCCGATCCCCATGACATGCTCTGGCAGCTGACCCGTCAGTTCGCCCGCTCCTGCCATGTGCTGGCAGCGCACATCGACGCCTATGCCAACGAATCCTACCTGGGCACGGCCAGCCAGTGGGAAAACCTGCGGCGGCTGGTGGCACTCTTGGATTACGCCCCCCTGCCGCCGGCCTCGGCCCAGACACCCCTGGCGCTCCTGGTCAAGCAGGCGCAGCGCGGGGTGGTGGCCGCCGGCTTCCAGGTCAAGCACAGCCCGGCCGCGGGCAAGCCGGTGATCTTCGAGACCCTGACCGAGATCGAGGTCGATGCGGCCTTCAACAGCCTCCATGCCAAGGATTATCGCCGGAGTCCGGAAGCGATCTCCGGCACCACCCTGGTACTCGAAAACAAATGGGACAAGATCAAGATCGGCGAGCCGCTGGTGCTCGAGCGGGAGGGCGGTGGTTCTCTCTCGGCCCATCTGGTGCACGGCATCGTCCTCGGTGAGGACCGCACCACCCTGACCCTGACCCCGGCCATCCCTGTCGGATTCACCAAGGGCACCACCCTGGTCCACTGCTGTCCCAAGGAGCGGCTCAAGCCGCTGGGTCCGGCCACCAAAGGCGCGGAGCCGGTCGGCCACAGCCTGCAACTGGCGGTGCCGGCCAGCGGGCTTGCCGCCGGCGACATCGTCCTCATCCGCTCCGGGGACGACAAACCCTTCTACCGCAGGATCAAGCGGGTCCATGACGATCGGCTGGTCTTCTACCGGCCGATCGACCAGCTGACCCTGGTGGGGGCCACCGTGGCCCGCCCGGTCACCCTAGCCCTGACCGAACTGGCCAAGCCGCCCCGGCGGCGGGTCATTGTCGGCCCGGACAACCCGGACGGCCTGGCCGAGGACACGGTGATCGACATGGTCTTTGCCGCCGGCGACTGGTCGCGGCTGGCCGGCCAGTGGCTGGCCGACATCCGGGTGATCGGCAAAGAGGGGGCCAAGCGCGAGTATCTGCCCTGCTACCACTGCCTCCATGCCAAGTACGTGCCGGTCGGCACCGATCCGGACACGCTCGAGGCGGACGACCGGCCCGGCTACACCTGTCTCAGCCTGACCTGGCATGCGGACACCGACGGCGTGCCAGGCAACACCGACCTCCGCCTCAACAATCCCCAGACCCTGCTGGCCCCGCCGATCGCCCCCGGTCCCTGGCTGGTGGACACCTTCCTCAACAAGAGCGAGGAGGGGCGGCTGATCGCCTCCCTGGTCACCGAGGCGAGCACCAAGACCACGGCCGGCGATCTGGCGGTGGTGGTCAGGGCCGGGCAGATGGCCTGGGCGCGGCTGGGCGCGGTCACCCAGGACGAGGAGCACGAGGAAACCACCCTGGTGGCCGCTCCCCCCTGGCAGGATCGCGGCGGCGGCCCCTTTTTCCTCGGCCGCACCCGGGTGCACAGCCATTTCGTTGCCCAGGCGCGCGTGCTCGGCTGGACCGACAACCGCACTCCCCTGAGCGGCCGGCGCATCGCGCTCGACAGCCCGCTGTTCGGCATGAAGATCGGACGCCCCCTGATCGTCACCAACGGCACGATGGCCATGGAGACCACCTTGGCCGACCTCGACAGCCAGGGGACGTGGCTGCATCTGGCTGACGATCTGCCGACGGGCACCACGGCCGGCAACCTGGAAATCCTCGGCAATGTGGTCGCCTCCGGCCACGGTGAGGCGCGGCCGTGGCGTGTGCTCGGCAGTGGCGATGGCACCCGCAGCCATCAGAGCTTCACCCTGGAGGTGGAGGATCTCGCCTTTGTCGCCGACGTGACCATGAGCAGCGGCGTGCGCGCCGCGCTGGAGCTCGCCGTGGCTGGGGAGACCTGGACCCAGGTGAGCAGCCTCAAGGATTCCGGACCCAGCGATGCCCACTACCAGGTGCGCATCGACGAGGACAACCATGCGGTCATTGTTTTTGGCGATGGCCGTCATGGCCGGCGGCTGCCCTCCGGCGGCAACAACATCCGGGTCCGCTTCCGCCAGGGCGTGGGTGCGGCCGGCAACCTCGATCCCGGCAGCCTGGTCAAGCCGGTCAAGCCCCATCCCCTGCTGGAAACGGTGCTCCAACCCCTCGCCAGCGGTGGTGGCAATGATCGCGAGAGCCGGGCCGACCTGCGCAAGAATGCCCCGGCCAGCCTGCTGGCCCTGGATCGGGCCGTCTCCCTCGAGGATTGCGCCCAGCTGGCGCGCAGCCACCCCAGCGTGTGGCAGGCCCAGGCCTTTCGCCTTGCCCCCGGCTTGGGACGGCGGGAGCGGTTGGAGGTGGTGGTAATGGCGGCGGGCGGCGGCACACTGGCCGCTCCGCTCAAAACCACCCTGCAGGCCTGGCTGGCGGCGCGCACCCAGCCGGGGGTGATGGTCACGGTCCAGGACTATGTGCGGGTCCGCTTCCGCCTGACCGTCACCGTGCGGGTGCGGAGCACGGTGGACAGCCAGACGGTCAAGGAAGCGGTCACGGCCGCGCTGACCACAACCTTTGACGAACAGCATCGGGGACTCGGTCAGCCGCTCTACCGTGGCGAGATCTATAAGGTGGTCGATGGGGTGGCCGGGGTGGAAAACAGCTCCTGCGCCATCAGCTTGCCCTGGCCGCAAAGCGGCGTGGCACCGGCGGATCGTCCCCAGGCAGCCCTGATCGGTGCGGCGGTGATCGCTTTGCGGCCCAGTCCCCGTCAATGCCTGGTGTTTGATGCCACCGCCTTCACAGTCATGATCGAAAACTATGAGGAGAGCCTGGCATGA
- a CDS encoding GPW/gp25 family protein: MARRLIDPPYLAFPFTMDPTGPRLAGRAEHIRGQIEQVLFTLPGERVFRPEFGAGVKALVFEPNATPLWQITKRRLLASLAEALQGEVDPKSIEVSVSGDEDKLTITISYTLAAIGHRDSQVFTVGAP, from the coding sequence ATGGCACGCCGACTGATTGATCCGCCCTACCTGGCCTTTCCCTTCACCATGGACCCAACCGGACCGCGCCTGGCCGGCCGGGCCGAGCACATCCGCGGTCAGATCGAGCAGGTGCTGTTCACCCTGCCCGGCGAGCGGGTCTTCCGCCCCGAGTTCGGTGCAGGGGTCAAGGCCCTGGTGTTCGAACCCAATGCCACGCCGCTGTGGCAGATCACCAAACGCCGGTTGCTGGCCTCCCTCGCCGAAGCCCTTCAGGGCGAGGTCGATCCCAAGAGCATCGAGGTCAGTGTCAGCGGCGACGAGGACAAACTGACCATCACCATCAGCTACACCCTGGCCGCCATCGGCCATCGTGACAGCCAAGTCTTTACCGTGGGAGCACCCTGA
- a CDS encoding phage baseplate assembly protein V yields the protein MPDDLQQQLAQNLGQRRAYGKYRGFVTDNADPERLARVKLRVPSLLGEAESGWALPCLPCGGLSNQGFFAVPGVGAQVWVEFEGGNLDFPIWTGTFWQQSGDAPTEAQDPPTTQVLRTAKGHVLLLEDKDDGETIQLLHSAGAKLEMDKDGKVLLTDNNEDKLTLDAQNGAIILEDANGNTLTLNSQGAKLEDANGNTVEMTGSGVKVSTSGMLTLEGSQVLLGGSGGEPVIKGTTFLGMYAGHVHPTSMGPSGPPIPMGESSSLSTKVMSA from the coding sequence ATGCCTGATGATCTGCAGCAGCAACTGGCCCAGAATCTTGGGCAACGCCGGGCCTACGGCAAATACCGGGGCTTTGTCACCGACAACGCCGATCCGGAGCGGCTGGCCCGGGTCAAGCTGCGGGTGCCGAGTCTGCTGGGGGAGGCCGAGAGCGGCTGGGCCCTGCCCTGCCTGCCCTGCGGCGGTTTGAGCAATCAGGGGTTCTTCGCCGTGCCCGGTGTCGGTGCCCAGGTGTGGGTGGAGTTCGAGGGCGGCAACCTCGATTTTCCCATCTGGACCGGCACCTTCTGGCAGCAGTCGGGCGATGCCCCCACCGAAGCCCAGGACCCGCCGACCACCCAGGTGCTGCGCACCGCCAAGGGCCATGTCTTGCTGCTGGAAGACAAGGACGACGGCGAGACCATCCAGCTGCTCCACTCGGCCGGGGCCAAGCTGGAGATGGACAAGGACGGCAAGGTTCTGTTGACCGACAACAACGAGGACAAACTCACCTTGGACGCGCAGAATGGGGCGATCATCTTGGAGGACGCCAACGGCAACACCCTGACCCTCAACAGCCAGGGCGCCAAGCTGGAGGATGCCAATGGCAACACGGTGGAGATGACCGGTTCCGGGGTCAAGGTCAGCACCAGCGGCATGCTCACCCTGGAGGGCAGTCAGGTGCTGCTGGGCGGCAGCGGCGGCGAACCGGTGATCAAGGGCACCACCTTTCTCGGCATGTACGCCGGCCATGTCCACCCCACCTCCATGGGGCCCTCGGGACCACCTATCCCCATGGGCGAGTCCAGCAGCCTGTCCACCAAGGTGATGAGCGCGTAA
- a CDS encoding phage late control D family protein has product MLLDLLSQKERAPAECVITVDGVEISELYPFLLEVTVECGRTEAAAATLTLETRRNEQGTWTVQDAGILEPWARIVIAAAFGSRQEEIMRGYIREVRVETPQDAGAAQVRVECQDDSIRLDRTHQRRTWGTADLPSSDTLALMDILSAYGLSPHPDNGPGQDRLVGVAQDDTDIKFLKARAEFNGYELIFREGRVYFGPMRLDEDPQGTIMVYAGAETNCLSLSVRADGHQPDAVAYDAPADSGDTVDSPEPVRSDLHLLGTTPADSSAAGLEDFVWRMSAEAGADAQRLQALAQMKINDLDIHRIQGEGELDGTLYGHVLQAGLPVPVDGLGERMSGIYYVDSVSHSFTPQGYRQRFRLLRNAYGDNLDSVSGLAGALAGVL; this is encoded by the coding sequence ATGCTGCTCGACCTCCTGTCGCAAAAGGAGCGCGCCCCGGCCGAATGCGTGATCACCGTCGATGGGGTGGAGATCAGCGAACTCTATCCCTTTCTGCTGGAGGTGACGGTGGAGTGCGGCCGTACCGAGGCAGCGGCGGCAACGCTCACCCTGGAAACCCGGCGCAACGAGCAGGGCACCTGGACCGTGCAGGATGCCGGTATCCTCGAGCCCTGGGCGCGAATCGTCATTGCCGCCGCTTTCGGCAGCCGGCAAGAGGAGATCATGCGCGGCTACATCCGCGAGGTGCGAGTGGAGACGCCGCAGGATGCGGGCGCGGCGCAGGTGCGGGTCGAATGTCAGGACGACTCCATCCGTCTTGACCGGACCCACCAGCGCAGAACCTGGGGCACCGCCGACCTGCCCAGCAGCGATACCCTGGCGCTGATGGACATCCTCTCGGCCTACGGCCTGTCGCCCCATCCGGACAACGGCCCGGGCCAGGATCGATTGGTGGGCGTGGCCCAGGACGACACCGACATCAAGTTCCTCAAGGCCCGGGCCGAGTTCAACGGCTACGAGCTGATCTTCCGCGAGGGGCGGGTCTATTTCGGTCCCATGCGGCTGGACGAGGACCCCCAGGGCACGATCATGGTCTACGCCGGCGCCGAGACCAACTGTTTGTCGTTGTCGGTGCGGGCCGACGGCCACCAGCCCGATGCGGTGGCCTATGATGCGCCTGCGGACAGCGGCGACACCGTCGACTCGCCGGAACCGGTGCGCTCCGACCTGCATCTGCTGGGTACCACGCCGGCCGACAGCAGCGCCGCCGGCCTGGAGGACTTTGTCTGGCGGATGTCAGCCGAGGCCGGGGCCGACGCCCAGCGCTTGCAGGCCCTGGCGCAGATGAAGATCAATGATCTCGATATCCACCGCATCCAGGGCGAGGGCGAACTCGACGGCACCCTCTACGGCCACGTGCTTCAGGCCGGCCTGCCGGTGCCGGTGGATGGTCTGGGGGAGCGGATGTCCGGCATCTATTACGTGGACAGTGTCAGTCATAGCTTTACCCCCCAGGGCTACCGGCAGCGGTTTCGGCTGCTGCGCAACGCCTATGGCGATAATCTGGACAGCGTCTCCGGCTTGGCCGGAGCGCTTGCGGGAGTGCTCTGA
- a CDS encoding tail protein X: protein MLLKNSRYKEARRFEADDSGQVRCKGTRPREIGPAIGVVEHVIQEGDRLDLLAHHYYSDARLWWRILDANPDLLSGVEISLAERAGEVILIPKAKE from the coding sequence ATGCTGCTCAAGAATTCCCGCTACAAGGAGGCCCGCCGTTTCGAGGCCGATGACAGCGGCCAGGTGCGCTGCAAGGGCACCCGGCCGCGCGAGATCGGCCCGGCCATCGGCGTGGTGGAGCATGTGATCCAGGAGGGCGACCGGCTCGACCTCCTGGCCCACCACTACTACAGCGATGCCCGCCTGTGGTGGCGGATCCTCGACGCCAACCCGGATCTGCTCTCGGGGGTGGAGATCTCGCTGGCCGAGCGCGCCGGCGAGGTGATCCTCATCCCCAAGGCCAAGGAGTAG
- a CDS encoding ATP-binding protein, translating to MNASLAELSVLPALDAEWRRLDLLAWCLAKSRRGETLGDEELESLRRLQAEVQTLREPAGVWETALGFGLQPLEYDILACTLGPELEPRLGWSFQNLQAGSVQPWATRSLIQELLALDAGQGEQLRRLLAPESTLRRRRLVRLEQDDPYRPILPEPWLVGRLTGRPLDLPPPPGATLVRQQAGWDDLVLPKSRLAMLREFLLWIEQRDTVVGLWHGQSVGGPVALFTGPSGTGKTFAAAVLAGALGWPLYRVDLGRLVSKYVGETEENLNRLFDAAHGQPMVLQFDEADALFAKRGEVKEARDRYANMEVSHLLTRIEAHDGPCILTTNLRKQLDSAFTRRFQLVVEFPRPDAAARSELWRRLLPPKAPLAPEVDPIFLGAAMALTGGSIRNAALHAAYLAAGEGVAIGLGHLAHAVWRELGKEGREMNPQDLGPLAAHLPRELLHDH from the coding sequence ATGAACGCCTCCCTGGCCGAACTCTCCGTCCTGCCCGCCCTGGACGCCGAATGGCGGCGTCTCGACCTGCTCGCCTGGTGCCTGGCCAAGAGCCGCCGCGGCGAGACCCTGGGCGATGAGGAGCTGGAGAGTTTGCGCCGCCTCCAAGCCGAGGTGCAAACATTGCGCGAACCTGCGGGGGTGTGGGAGACCGCGCTCGGTTTCGGGCTGCAACCGCTGGAGTACGATATCCTGGCCTGCACCCTGGGGCCGGAACTGGAACCTCGTCTCGGCTGGTCCTTCCAGAATTTGCAGGCAGGCTCGGTTCAGCCCTGGGCCACGCGCAGCTTGATCCAGGAACTGTTGGCCCTGGATGCCGGTCAAGGGGAACAGTTGCGCCGCCTTCTCGCTCCCGAATCCACCCTGCGCCGTCGCCGCCTGGTGCGCCTGGAGCAGGACGATCCCTACCGGCCGATCCTGCCCGAACCCTGGCTGGTGGGTCGGCTGACCGGCCGGCCGCTCGATCTGCCGCCGCCGCCCGGGGCCACCCTGGTCCGTCAGCAGGCCGGGTGGGACGATCTGGTCCTGCCCAAGAGCCGGTTGGCCATGTTGCGCGAATTTCTGCTGTGGATCGAGCAGCGCGACACCGTGGTCGGTCTGTGGCACGGTCAGAGCGTGGGCGGGCCGGTGGCCCTGTTCACCGGGCCGTCGGGCACGGGCAAGACCTTTGCCGCGGCTGTGCTGGCCGGTGCGCTCGGCTGGCCGTTGTACCGGGTCGATCTCGGACGGCTGGTGAGCAAATATGTGGGCGAGACCGAGGAGAACCTCAACCGGCTGTTCGATGCGGCCCACGGCCAGCCGATGGTGCTCCAGTTCGACGAGGCCGACGCCCTCTTTGCTAAGCGCGGCGAGGTCAAGGAGGCCCGGGACCGCTACGCCAACATGGAGGTCAGCCACCTGCTGACCCGTATCGAGGCCCATGACGGCCCCTGCATCCTCACCACCAACCTGCGCAAGCAGCTGGATTCCGCCTTCACCCGCCGCTTCCAGCTGGTGGTGGAGTTTCCCCGGCCCGATGCCGCTGCCCGGTCCGAGCTGTGGCGCCGTCTGCTGCCGCCCAAGGCCCCGCTTGCCCCGGAGGTGGATCCCATCTTTCTCGGCGCGGCCATGGCCCTGACCGGCGGCTCGATCCGCAACGCTGCCCTGCACGCCGCCTATCTGGCCGCAGGCGAGGGTGTGGCCATTGGCCTTGGCCACCTTGCCCACGCGGTGTGGCGGGAACTGGGCAAGGAGGGCCGGGAGATGAATCCCCAGGATCTGGGTCCCCTGGCCGCGCATCTGCCTCGGGAGCTGCTCCATGACCACTGA
- a CDS encoding Pvc16 family protein encodes MALAPSPISQVCKGLRAYLDSEINAPDRSKVTVVLATPAETASAGAGDSDHRLNLFFHRFEPAGLFPDTLPGATGWLRAFCLITPFAAEEDAIGPGENDLRLIGEVSRIFHERPVFILNVDDVEYHLQVVFLPLGLDQLNQLWSTQGDTIYRPSLLYEISLMPVVPVQPALQPPLAASLGLQVQATLDRQAVTASAQGPRVAAMQPDTRTEDWTPALAFVQDGACALSLLFTVGSPELAAFVPQVWVAGEPGATVDLCWQSWEAASGWQQVAPPTSVVITDSGIDPEAAAAATAAALPLPFNDRPGQLLLAAERTFTRSSDGTVLRVRSNPLLVTLANG; translated from the coding sequence ATGGCACTGGCACCGTCTCCGATCTCCCAGGTCTGCAAGGGTCTTCGCGCCTATCTTGACAGCGAGATCAACGCTCCTGACCGCAGCAAGGTCACGGTGGTGCTGGCCACGCCGGCGGAAACCGCCTCGGCTGGTGCCGGCGACAGCGACCACCGACTCAACCTCTTCTTCCACCGCTTTGAACCTGCTGGACTCTTCCCCGACACCCTGCCGGGTGCAACCGGCTGGCTGCGCGCCTTCTGCCTGATTACCCCCTTTGCCGCCGAGGAAGACGCCATCGGTCCCGGCGAAAACGATCTGCGCTTGATCGGCGAGGTCAGTCGCATCTTCCACGAGCGGCCGGTGTTCATCCTCAACGTCGACGATGTAGAGTATCATCTGCAGGTGGTCTTCCTGCCGCTGGGGCTCGATCAGCTCAATCAGCTGTGGTCCACCCAGGGAGATACCATCTACCGGCCCTCGTTGCTCTACGAAATTTCGCTCATGCCGGTGGTGCCGGTGCAACCGGCCCTGCAACCGCCGCTGGCCGCCAGCCTTGGCCTGCAGGTGCAAGCCACCCTGGACCGTCAGGCGGTCACTGCCAGCGCGCAGGGGCCACGGGTGGCCGCCATGCAGCCGGACACCCGCACCGAGGACTGGACACCAGCCCTTGCCTTTGTCCAGGATGGTGCTTGCGCGCTGAGCCTGCTGTTTACCGTGGGCAGTCCGGAACTGGCCGCCTTTGTCCCCCAGGTCTGGGTGGCGGGCGAACCAGGGGCCACGGTCGATCTGTGTTGGCAGAGCTGGGAGGCCGCCAGCGGCTGGCAGCAGGTGGCACCGCCGACGTCCGTGGTCATCACCGACAGCGGCATCGATCCCGAGGCTGCAGCCGCAGCGACCGCCGCCGCCCTCCCCCTGCCGTTCAACGACCGCCCGGGCCAGTTGCTGCTCGCTGCCGAGCGGACCTTCACCCGCAGCAGTGACGGCACCGTGCTCCGCGTCCGCTCCAATCCTCTCCTGGTTACCCTCGCTAACGGGTGA
- a CDS encoding phage tail protein, translated as MAAPTFPVNAHRYDPYRTFKFQILIDGKPVAGLKKMGALKRKTEAVKWRAAGDPSKERILPGGTSYEPITLEQGLSHDPVFENWANLVNNIEGDAAMSLKNFRKDIVINVLNLQGTVAISYKLFRAWVSEYQALPEMDAGAMNAVGIQTITLQHEGWQRDTAVVEPTET; from the coding sequence ATGGCTGCTCCCACCTTTCCTGTCAACGCCCATCGTTACGATCCCTACCGGACCTTCAAGTTCCAGATCCTGATCGACGGCAAGCCGGTGGCCGGCTTGAAGAAAATGGGCGCCCTCAAGCGCAAGACCGAGGCGGTCAAATGGCGCGCCGCCGGCGACCCGAGCAAGGAACGCATTCTCCCCGGCGGCACCAGCTACGAGCCCATTACCCTGGAGCAGGGCTTGTCGCACGACCCGGTGTTCGAGAACTGGGCCAACCTGGTCAACAACATCGAGGGTGACGCGGCCATGTCGCTCAAGAATTTCCGCAAGGACATCGTCATCAACGTCCTCAACCTCCAAGGCACAGTGGCCATCTCCTACAAACTGTTCCGGGCCTGGGTGTCCGAGTATCAGGCCCTGCCGGAGATGGATGCGGGGGCCATGAACGCGGTCGGCATCCAGACCATCACCCTGCAGCACGAGGGCTGGCAGCGCGATACGGCGGTGGTCGAGCCGACCGAGACCTAA